One Sediminibacillus dalangtanensis genomic region harbors:
- a CDS encoding MATE family efflux transporter — translation MNQIEIKKQSLFALTWPIFIEILLHMLMGNADTLMLSQYSDSSVAAVGVSNQVISVIIVMFGFVAAGAGVLVAQNLGAGKQNTAGAIAVTSLSLNLWFSLLLSIALFLFSKQILKIMDLPVELMGEAGVYLNIVGGLIFVQALIMTVAAVLRSYGFTKDTMYVTIGMNVLNIIGNYTVIFGPFGFPVLGVEGVAYSTIVSRFLGFTVLLLLLLRRSEKTLPFSSFFSYNKQDIRDLLNIGIPSAGEQLSYNASQMVITYFIAQLGTLALTTKVYVQNIMMFIFLFALAIGQGTQILIGHLIGAGEVDTAYKYGIKSLQISIAISTFAAILIYFASDFLLGIFTDNATIMEKGAALLLVTIILEPGRAFNLVVISSLRAAGDVRFPVFIGILSMWGVSVSFAWFFGLYLGLGLIGVWIAFIADEWLRGLLMLRRWRSKVWVKENFIKAEPYGK, via the coding sequence ATGAATCAAATAGAGATAAAAAAGCAAAGCCTCTTCGCTCTGACTTGGCCCATATTCATTGAAATACTACTGCATATGCTGATGGGAAATGCAGACACCTTGATGCTAAGCCAATATTCCGACAGTTCCGTGGCAGCCGTCGGGGTCTCCAATCAGGTGATTTCAGTCATTATCGTCATGTTCGGATTCGTAGCCGCCGGTGCAGGTGTGCTCGTTGCACAAAACCTTGGAGCCGGGAAACAGAATACAGCTGGTGCCATCGCTGTTACCTCGCTCAGCCTCAATTTATGGTTTTCCCTGCTGTTGAGCATCGCTTTGTTTTTGTTTAGCAAGCAAATTTTAAAGATAATGGATTTGCCTGTCGAATTGATGGGCGAAGCAGGGGTCTACTTAAACATTGTCGGAGGATTGATCTTTGTTCAGGCATTGATCATGACAGTCGCTGCTGTTTTAAGAAGCTATGGATTCACAAAAGATACCATGTACGTAACGATTGGCATGAATGTGCTTAATATAATCGGAAACTATACCGTTATTTTCGGTCCGTTCGGTTTCCCTGTGTTAGGAGTGGAAGGGGTAGCTTATTCAACCATCGTCAGCCGCTTCTTAGGATTTACCGTCCTTCTGCTTCTCTTGTTAAGACGCAGTGAGAAAACATTGCCATTCTCTTCTTTCTTTTCTTATAACAAACAGGATATCCGCGATTTATTGAATATCGGAATTCCTTCAGCCGGAGAACAGCTTTCTTATAATGCCAGCCAGATGGTTATCACCTATTTTATCGCCCAGCTCGGAACCCTGGCATTGACCACCAAGGTTTATGTCCAGAATATCATGATGTTCATTTTCCTGTTTGCTCTGGCTATCGGCCAAGGAACACAAATATTAATCGGCCACCTGATTGGTGCGGGGGAAGTCGATACGGCCTATAAGTATGGCATCAAGAGCCTGCAAATCTCGATTGCCATCTCCACGTTCGCCGCCATACTGATTTATTTTGCCAGCGACTTTTTGCTGGGTATCTTTACCGATAATGCCACTATTATGGAGAAAGGCGCTGCCTTGCTGTTGGTGACCATTATCCTGGAACCTGGCCGGGCATTTAACCTTGTGGTCATCAGCTCGCTTCGTGCAGCTGGCGATGTACGATTTCCTGTCTTTATCGGGATTCTTTCCATGTGGGGGGTCAGTGTCTCTTTCGCCTGGTTTTTCGGTTTATACCTTGGATTGGGATTAATCGGCGTATGGATTGCTTTTATAGCGGATGAATGGCTGCGGGGGTTATTGATGCTGCGGAGATGGCGGTCCAAAGTTTGGGTAAAAGAAAACTTCATTAAAGCAGAACCCTATGGGAAATAG
- a CDS encoding alpha-amylase family glycosyl hydrolase — MKKLLAAAAVLPFLLFYSQPISAVEQEDTLAEESIYYILLDRFVNGNFDNDKEIDIEDPNALHGGDLQGVISKLDDLKEMGFTAINISPLMENEKDGYHGFWVTDFTAIEPHSGTMETAAELVEEAHKRDMKVFMDFPVNHTSASHPWLTDQDKQGWYASEHDQQQEQAELLQSPWLEDLPQLDLQNKEVVAALSEAGEFWLKETGLDGYRIGIEPDTPASFVADFSETLHAEQQGFSLLADWKHADKEGMESFREAGIDLIIDYEQTKSLDQVFQAPGNELSNLSDRKESGNNGVALDSQMTTRFTKMAIELEENPVTRWKLGLTYLYLGPGTPVIYQGSEVAMGNEDDAPDHRTAQLNSGNDELSQYLERLSAIRQQFAPFTKGNMELVDSNGAMSLFKRTYEGETVYFAINNATATKAVTIDGIQAGKQLRGLLNDETVRADEEGHYKIGLDRETAEVYVVEDDKGINWLFVSFILAVLGAFVFAIVFLKKKQKSRP, encoded by the coding sequence GTGAAGAAGTTATTGGCAGCAGCGGCTGTATTGCCGTTTCTTCTTTTTTACTCACAACCTATTAGTGCTGTAGAACAAGAAGATACATTGGCAGAAGAATCTATTTACTATATTCTTTTAGACCGTTTTGTAAACGGAAACTTTGACAATGACAAGGAAATTGATATCGAAGACCCCAATGCCTTGCATGGCGGCGATCTGCAAGGGGTCATTAGCAAGCTTGACGATTTGAAAGAAATGGGCTTTACTGCTATTAACATTAGCCCGCTCATGGAAAATGAAAAAGATGGTTATCATGGTTTTTGGGTAACGGACTTTACTGCGATAGAACCTCATTCGGGGACGATGGAAACTGCTGCTGAATTGGTGGAAGAAGCGCACAAACGTGACATGAAAGTGTTCATGGATTTTCCAGTCAATCATACGTCTGCCTCGCATCCATGGCTTACAGATCAGGACAAGCAAGGCTGGTACGCGAGTGAACATGATCAGCAACAAGAACAAGCAGAGCTTCTGCAGTCTCCATGGCTCGAGGACTTGCCACAGTTGGATTTGCAAAACAAAGAGGTTGTAGCTGCATTGAGTGAGGCAGGGGAGTTTTGGCTGAAAGAAACCGGTTTGGATGGCTACCGGATAGGTATCGAACCAGATACCCCAGCTTCGTTTGTAGCCGACTTTTCTGAAACACTGCATGCTGAACAGCAGGGATTTTCCCTTTTAGCCGACTGGAAGCATGCCGATAAGGAAGGAATGGAATCCTTTCGGGAAGCGGGTATCGATTTAATTATTGATTACGAGCAAACCAAATCCCTTGATCAGGTATTTCAGGCACCAGGGAATGAATTATCTAATTTATCCGATAGGAAAGAGTCAGGAAATAACGGTGTGGCACTGGACAGCCAGATGACAACCCGCTTCACAAAAATGGCGATTGAGCTCGAAGAAAATCCGGTGACAAGATGGAAGCTGGGATTGACTTATTTGTACTTGGGTCCGGGCACCCCTGTCATTTATCAAGGGTCAGAGGTAGCAATGGGGAATGAAGATGATGCACCAGATCACCGTACGGCGCAGTTGAATAGTGGCAATGATGAGCTGAGCCAGTATCTGGAACGATTGTCTGCTATTCGCCAACAGTTCGCTCCTTTTACGAAGGGGAATATGGAGCTGGTAGATAGCAACGGAGCAATGAGTTTGTTCAAACGTACTTACGAAGGGGAAACCGTTTATTTTGCCATCAATAATGCTACAGCGACTAAGGCTGTGACAATTGACGGTATTCAAGCAGGCAAACAGCTCCGCGGACTGCTCAACGATGAGACGGTTCGGGCCGATGAAGAAGGGCATTACAAAATCGGTCTGGACCGCGAAACAGCAGAAGTTTATGTCGTCGAGGATGACAAAGGGATCAATTGGTTGTTTGTTTCCTTTATTTTAGCAGTGCTTGGGGCATTTGTTTTTGCCATTGTTTTTCTGAAGAAGAAACAAAAGTCCAGGCCGTAG
- a CDS encoding SDR family oxidoreductase — MADELQPKQHQDRQPGLEHEMDPLPNYVDPDYKGSGKLQGKKAIITGGDSGIGRSVSLYYAKEGADVAIIYLDEEEDAQKTKELVEEEGQQCLLLPGDVTNAEFCSSAVQKTVETFGKVDILVNNAGVQYPQSEFLDITNEQMEKTFQTNFYPFFYMVKAVVPHMQEGSTIINTSSINAYVGNASLIDYTATKGAITSFTRALSESLVGKGIRVNGVAPGPIWTPLIPASFDEEKVAKFGSNYPMGRPGEPKEVAPAYVYLASKDSSYVSGQMIHVNGGVVLNG; from the coding sequence ATGGCAGACGAACTACAACCAAAACAGCATCAGGACCGGCAGCCAGGGCTTGAACATGAAATGGACCCGCTGCCTAACTATGTAGATCCTGACTATAAAGGCAGCGGAAAATTGCAAGGGAAGAAAGCAATCATTACCGGAGGAGATAGCGGAATTGGACGTTCTGTAAGCCTTTATTATGCAAAAGAAGGCGCAGATGTCGCCATCATTTACCTGGATGAAGAGGAAGACGCCCAGAAGACTAAAGAATTGGTCGAAGAGGAAGGACAACAATGCCTATTGCTTCCTGGCGATGTAACCAATGCTGAATTTTGCTCCTCAGCAGTTCAAAAAACGGTTGAAACCTTCGGAAAAGTTGATATCTTAGTCAACAATGCCGGTGTCCAATATCCGCAGAGCGAATTTTTAGATATAACAAACGAACAAATGGAAAAAACATTTCAGACCAACTTTTACCCTTTTTTCTATATGGTCAAAGCTGTGGTACCACACATGCAGGAAGGTAGTACCATTATTAATACTTCCTCCATTAATGCTTATGTCGGCAATGCTTCCCTGATTGATTATACGGCGACAAAGGGGGCAATCACTTCCTTTACCCGGGCATTGTCCGAATCATTGGTCGGGAAAGGTATCCGCGTCAATGGCGTGGCACCAGGCCCGATTTGGACGCCTTTAATTCCTGCAAGCTTTGATGAAGAAAAAGTCGCTAAATTCGGCAGCAACTATCCAATGGGCCGCCCCGGCGAACCAAAGGAAGTCGCTCCAGCTTACGTTTACCTGGCCAGCAAGGATTCAAGCTACGTCTCCGGCCAAATGATCCATGTCAACGGCGGAGTCGTCCTAAACGGCTAA